The following DNA comes from Anastrepha obliqua isolate idAnaObli1 chromosome 1, idAnaObli1_1.0, whole genome shotgun sequence.
AACACATCCATGCTCATCAAAATGAAGCTCTGTTTGTGCGCCCAAATACTGTTATTTTTCCGCAACTCAAACCTAATACGCGCAACTTTATGGTATTGCTTCTGAAAACTGAAATTTCGCACGGACGACGTTGGTTCCTTGACTGATAAAAACTGTGTATTcaatttataaagggtggttaagtttcaagggccggtgttgattttgaataaaacacaatttttttatgaaattattatcatttttctttattatgataatattggtatggctcagttacgtatagaataaaatatcggccaaatatttaattaatgtaaataaatgaaaattttaaactttttttttcgttttataacTCATTACATAAATCAAGCCCGCAGATCTCGTAAGGAGCTCCTACTCAGAGCTGAGAGCCTTGGCTAACGCTCTCCTGTTTAGTTTTAAGATTttgattttgtaatttattataacaaatataataaaattaaatattaatttttttttaatttatttattgtaggcttgagtaaaataagaagtaaactgaaaatatattgaaaaaatttataattttgagatttatgcaatgttgaaaattatggTGTGGAGTTTTTGAACTGAAATATCTTCGCTTCTTTTTAACTTTTaggtatattacatttttttaactttttatgttaaaatgcacttaacgaaaaattgttgaaaacaaatttaactaaaaacaaaaattaattaaatttttttttaagttttgctttattctaaaaaatgaaaacatttttttttaatataattataatatattaaaaaaaaacgaaaatagaaGAATTATATacgttaaaaaaatgaattaaaaaaaaaatatttaagaaaaaattattattaaaaaaaaaaattaaaaaaagttattaaaaataaaattgaaaaaaaaaaattttttttccctcaaataattttttttttaagttttctttattctatattaaaaactgaaaacattCTTTCttaattatattgaaaaaaccaaaaattaaatatattatatccgctccaaaaaatatttatttaaaaaaattctttgagtaaaaattttattaaaaataaaatgaataaagaaaattactaaaaaaacaaaattgaaaaaaaaaatatttttttttaagttttgttttattctaaaaaagaggttgtctgtaaagtcggtttactgacgatagtttaacgtgacaacgtcataagaaaatattgatggaatggttgcaattttcaaaacaaaaattttatttgtttgatagatattttgtatggatatataggaggaggtaaatggaattgcaatggaataggtcaagttacatttacacaaacgtgaaaaatgacgaaacatttatcagaTTCAttaaagatatgttcaatttcgattgtgcatcagacgttaataagtcaacaacactaagaggcaccatcatcgatttgcctttttcaagacactttacactcgaaacactccctttcatttcctacttttcctatcatcgtcctattctccacagagaaatggttcattaccaagCACACagaaagaaggcatatgcaaatgcaaatatgtgaatttatatacatatgcgcatatacatacatatatatgctcactcaagtaggatagagccagatgtcgaacgttgccgaatgcggggtccgattgtgctctttgtggttcgttccgcgctttcgcttgcagttcaaggaaggtaacgacgcatgagcaagataacgacgcattttttggtgcgtgcagccggctacatcgaattataagacgttatcacgtcaaaacgaaaaaagtatttttttaattatattaaaaagaaccgaaaaatTCTATACCAGAACAttcaacaatgaaaaaatctcaaaaatgtattaacacttactttttattttattcaagcatacaacaaaaaacagatatttttagaagaattgacgATAATGTTCAAAATACTTGAACCACTTGGCATGGAATCGCTCACGAATCTTAGTTTTGTCGACTGCAAATCTGCAGTCTACTCTGGCGTTATAGCATTGACAGATGGCGACGTTAATCCGGATTACTGGTGGAACtaatctgattaaaattgtaatgtTAGAGacgattagtgaacagctgatttgtttattggatagtTGGATAGGATCAGTACTAACTGatacttaaaattaattaaaaattaaaaaattatttgtttatgtaaactcgaacgtgttagtgcaaactagcattgcatccagtttttcttgttcttgtttttgaaaaatttactattttgtATTCAGAGTAACtattaactgtcatttttcgacaatgttgccatcgaaaaaTCCGATAATCCGCTTAtattatgagaattaagtctagttgTCAATCCACCTCTAGTTGCACCTAATTCCTGAGATATTTTCGAATTAAGTGGTTAATCCTGACTAACGCGATCATCTGTCTATGCTATTATGAGATAttgtttggtttttgcatcGTATCACTTTgttaatggttttttatgaaaatctttttcatggtagaaatacactcgtagattGGCCATTACTTGccgttattagaaaacaatTGTCTTATcagttggtgtttcatgcctaaTTTTCGAATCTGGGCACTACCGTCATGCACTGACCCTTTTAGCTAGCTTGAAAAACAATGCATTTCTCtaggtatgaaaatatttaatgacgCAAATTTTGCGCTGAATTACTGTTTTAGCCATTACCCTCGGTATCCAGTTCTGTTTACGCTGTTTCCTTAACCATATGTTACATATTATTATCGAATTATCAATGCTTTATGTAGCAAATTCTTATGCATTGTTTCTGCTTAAGTACACTAAGTTATTATGCAGCAAAGTATAGCGAAATAAACAGATATCCAAATGGATTTGCCACTGTTAGTTTGATAAAAAATGCCCCGCAAATATTTAACGTATGTTGTTCATGTAAACATTTGACTATATTTCCTCTATCATTGTAGCAGTGTTTTCTATTATTCGAAATTCATCCATTATTATTCGAAAATCAATAAGCAAGCAGCTCAAGATTTCGCTATATAAAGCATAGAGTTTCAAATGCAGTTATAGTCGACTGTCAAGATGCTCGCAAAGAAAGTTATCATCGTCCTGCAAGCGATCGCCATTGCAGTGGCCCAATCACCGGCAACATTAAATGACGATACTGAGATTTGGGTAGACGTAGAAGACTATATCTTTGAGAATCGTCGTCAATACAATGCTACACTTCAAAGCTATTTGGACCAAATAAATGGCGTGAAGAATAGCCTGGAGGATCAGTTGAAGGTGATTGAAAAGGAAAAGGTGGTTTTGCTCAACACAATACAAGAAACGTACGAAAAGATCCGTCCCTTGGAGGTGCTCAGTTTGCCAACGAGATATTGCGTGCAACAATACCGTGAAGAGCTTCCATATGCCGATATTATTAAAGCGAATATTGAAAGTTGCATCACCAGCGCACGCAGCTACTCGAACAGCATCGTCAGCACGCCCAATACTTATTACAGTCAGCTGAATAACTACTACAATAGCAACCTGAAAACTAGTCTAAACAATTGCGCAAAATCACACAGTAATCCCTCGTTAAATTATACACTTTGCGTCACATCAGTGGTGAGTAGAAATAACGCctgattttcatcatgcaatTTTGTATGCCAAAGCCTGGCATTGTTGAACTTTTGGGTCAAAATGATGAAATGCCGAATGCAAAGCCagttgtaaaaaaagaatatatataatgaTGTTCAAAAATATAAGAAACGAGTGTATTATCAGCTATACTACTTTACTATTTCATTCACTTGTATGAATTTTAGATTTCCCAGGCCAACATTGACACCATTAACAATCGCAATAATTTCGCAGCAGCTATAGAATCATCAGAATGTAGTTTAAATAGTCGCGTCGATATTGCGGTGAGCTGCTTGTACTTGCAGTTCCGCTCGGCTTTAACGTCGATCGGCGCTGCCACTCGCCTAATCCATGAATGCATTAACGATTACTTGGAACcagacaataataataataacggtACGACATCCCATGGTTGTCCGAATGTTGTCTATTTGGAGGCGAATGATGCCAGCTCACTAAATGTGACTTTAGCAAATCAGTTACAAGCTAGAAGTCTGACTTGCTTGGAAATAAGATTTGTGTAAACAAGTGTATGATCTTGAAAAACGTTACCACTAAGAAACTTGCGCTGGAATGTCTGGGTcatcaaagaaaacaaaaaaaaaaaaacaaaaaaaaaaataaaattaacaaaaaaaattccaaaaaaaactataattgaACCTTAATAGTTTTAGACACACAAAAAACAACTACGagtataaataaatgcaatgaaaaaattttaaaaatgttataaccTTCTGGAAGCTGTGAAACATTATAGGTACGTACATATGATACTTCCAGgtaagtaggtgaaatggttgaagtaccactcgaGCACTCTCCGTACGAGCACAAAGGCGTCGCTTTGATATCATTATGTGACCTCCAAtggccgaataggttggtgcgtgactatcattcggaattcggagagaacgtaggttcgaaccgcggtgaaacaccaaagtgtagaaaaagttttttctaatagcggtcgcccctcggcaggcgatggcaaacctccgggtgtatttctgccaagaaaaagctgctcataagaaatatctgccgttcggagtcggcttgaagcagTAAGTtctttcatttgtggaacaacatcaagacgctgtcgaagaaaggagcacccagtaacATTAATCGTCTAGCTGGAAAACCCAGATATTTAgagagaaagtgttcaatacagcttctgcaatgggaatTAAATGGTAAGCCTTTCCCTGCTTTTCTGCGTGTGCCGTTCGTTCAATGGCTGGTAAATACAGCAACAAGTTTGGAAATTCCGTGTCATTGAGTCCCTAGGATTTTCTGCGTTCTACGTCTATTGTGCTGCGGtcaaagagttttcgaaataccaCATGAAGAAATTGACCTTCATCTGATCTGTGATCAGTTGACCAGTTTTAATCTGCGCCATGGCATCTGCGCAGCAgctttgatcgcagcttgactattgtaaaaaaatgggAATATCTCCTTCGCTCACGTGTTCCCTAAACATTcagcatgcctgcaggatcgcgaagccTGAAaagcactagcagtattcggcagtttgaaAGTAGATAtgtaaattggctgatttagagaaaacctctgCTCCGACTACCGATGCCATCGTCGAGCCGTTAGTGAAAACAAACGTACCAGTCTCGGCACAGATTTTCCTCTCGTTCCAGTCCTGCATACTTAGAAAGATTAGCCTGGTACGACACTTAAAACTCCTGTTATAGAGATCc
Coding sequences within:
- the LOC129237436 gene encoding uncharacterized protein LOC129237436, whose amino-acid sequence is MLAKKVIIVLQAIAIAVAQSPATLNDDTEIWVDVEDYIFENRRQYNATLQSYLDQINGVKNSLEDQLKVIEKEKVVLLNTIQETYEKIRPLEVLSLPTRYCVQQYREELPYADIIKANIESCITSARSYSNSIVSTPNTYYSQLNNYYNSNLKTSLNNCAKSHSNPSLNYTLCVTSVISQANIDTINNRNNFAAAIESSECSLNSRVDIAVSCLYLQFRSALTSIGAATRLIHECINDYLEPDNNNNNGTTSHGCPNVVYLEANDASSLNVTLANQLQARSLTCLEIRFV